A portion of the uncultured Draconibacterium sp. genome contains these proteins:
- a CDS encoding polyprenyl synthetase family protein, with product MKETNGILKVPEELFVRNKMRKAAAAMAEKTGMRPPVNILKLEQLATAMVREQEISDDFIPFAMVLLGNESWRKTVKATPMNRRLLLLPQCLNNKEKCEGMFDELGLNCAGCKACPIDDLLIEAESKGYANLVAEGTTVAVGLVEEGSIDAVIGVSCMPVLQRSFEPVSNAAVPVIGIPLLFDGCEDTRADIKWILDEMRSFEADEKHQPISVSLLKNRIEDFFTKENIEKHIQGRDKTEQIAQEYLLIDGQRIRPLLAALSYLAYSYGENDELLQPLTLIIECFHKASLIHDDIEDNAKQRYNTLTAHAKYGVPQAINAGDFLIGKGYELLSKLDTSAEILKNALSFVARSHIQLTRGQGVDILFNDGQIQLLPHEMIEVFKHKTGEAIKVALLLGAIVGGANKAEQDILEQFADFMGIAYQIRDDLNEYTEPHDAEKTGDYPFLLALLNKHFADQDKEPPTNLFEQVAEFRKLIDETELQEVAKGYLQNYVDNCYAELDKLENSKLRLSLYGVMGKIFKSETTNE from the coding sequence ATGAAGGAGACAAACGGCATATTAAAAGTTCCTGAGGAATTGTTCGTGCGCAACAAAATGCGTAAGGCTGCTGCTGCTATGGCAGAAAAAACCGGTATGCGTCCTCCTGTCAACATTTTGAAACTCGAGCAATTGGCAACTGCAATGGTCCGTGAACAGGAAATTTCGGATGATTTTATTCCTTTTGCCATGGTTCTGCTGGGCAACGAATCGTGGCGAAAAACCGTGAAAGCCACCCCCATGAACCGCCGTTTATTATTGCTCCCCCAATGTTTGAACAACAAAGAAAAATGCGAGGGCATGTTCGACGAGCTGGGACTAAACTGTGCCGGATGTAAAGCCTGCCCCATAGATGATCTGTTGATCGAAGCCGAATCAAAAGGTTACGCCAACCTTGTGGCCGAAGGAACAACTGTTGCTGTTGGTTTAGTGGAAGAAGGATCGATTGATGCTGTGATCGGGGTGAGTTGTATGCCAGTGTTGCAACGTTCGTTCGAGCCGGTATCAAATGCGGCTGTTCCGGTAATTGGAATTCCGCTACTTTTTGACGGTTGCGAAGACACACGCGCCGATATCAAATGGATTTTGGATGAAATGCGTTCGTTTGAAGCTGATGAAAAACACCAGCCCATTTCAGTGTCATTACTGAAAAATCGAATCGAAGATTTTTTCACAAAAGAAAACATTGAAAAACACATACAGGGCCGCGATAAAACAGAACAAATTGCGCAGGAATATTTGCTTATTGACGGACAGCGAATACGACCGCTGCTTGCAGCTTTAAGTTACCTGGCTTACTCATATGGGGAGAACGATGAACTCCTGCAGCCTTTAACATTAATCATTGAGTGCTTCCATAAGGCATCGCTCATTCACGACGATATTGAAGACAATGCCAAACAACGCTACAACACGCTTACCGCACATGCAAAATATGGTGTGCCCCAAGCAATAAATGCCGGCGATTTCCTGATTGGCAAAGGGTACGAATTATTAAGTAAGCTCGACACTTCGGCAGAAATTTTAAAAAACGCGTTGAGCTTTGTTGCCCGTTCGCACATACAATTAACGCGCGGACAGGGTGTTGACATTCTTTTTAATGATGGACAAATCCAGCTGCTCCCACACGAGATGATCGAGGTTTTTAAGCACAAAACCGGAGAAGCAATTAAGGTGGCTTTGTTGCTGGGAGCAATTGTTGGCGGGGCAAACAAAGCAGAGCAAGATATTCTGGAACAGTTTGCTGATTTTATGGGAATTGCCTATCAAATTCGCGACGACCTGAATGAATATACCGAACCGCACGATGCTGAAAAAACCGGCGATTACCCATTCCTGCTGGCCTTGTTGAATAAACATTTTGCAGATCAGGACAAAGAACCACCAACGAATTTGTTTGAGCAAGTAGCTGAATTTAGGAAACTGATAGACGAAACAGAACTACAGGAAGTAGCCAAAGGATACTTACAAAACTACGTTGACAACTGTTATGCAGAACTCGATAAACTGGAAAACTCCAAACTGCGTTTGAGCCTGTATGGCGTAATGGGGAAAATCTTTAAATCTGAAACCACCAATGAGTAA
- a CDS encoding radical SAM protein yields MALKNQKAMLKQLLKTDKKCLYKFAYNMGIKGARGIQRFQKRLKKGDFFPAFHFISVTDDCNLNCQGCWVTHKKQNARMSPKMLDSIITQSKAKGSYFFGILGGEPLMYKPLFDVFEKHSDCYFQLFTNGTLLTQDVAERLRKLANVSPLISFEGDNEVADVRRGGKNVYQKAQAAIDHSTDAGLITGVAMSVCKSNIELAFSDEFIQSLIDRGVLYLWYYIYRPAGQDATVDLCLSAEQIEQLRQFIVDARKKYNIAIIDAYWDENGNGLCPAASGLSHHINASGDIEPCPVIQFATNNVAEGDLESTYRNSTFLAGFKTEIPKLTTGCIVMDDPQWLVKYTKKHAAKDTSGRDNEAERLSKMEKVSSHGSAKPVREKSWVYRFAKKRAFFGFGAYG; encoded by the coding sequence ATGGCTTTAAAAAACCAAAAAGCGATGCTTAAACAATTGTTGAAAACAGATAAAAAATGCTTGTATAAGTTTGCATATAACATGGGTATAAAAGGTGCCCGTGGCATTCAGCGTTTTCAAAAACGTTTGAAAAAAGGAGATTTCTTTCCGGCATTTCATTTTATTTCGGTTACCGACGACTGCAACCTGAATTGCCAGGGATGCTGGGTGACACATAAAAAACAGAATGCGCGCATGTCGCCCAAGATGTTGGATTCCATCATAACGCAATCGAAAGCAAAAGGATCATACTTTTTCGGAATACTGGGGGGCGAACCACTAATGTACAAACCGCTTTTCGATGTTTTTGAGAAACATTCCGATTGCTATTTTCAGCTGTTTACCAACGGCACTTTGCTAACTCAAGACGTTGCTGAACGTTTGCGTAAACTGGCCAACGTTTCTCCGCTAATCAGTTTTGAAGGCGACAACGAAGTAGCCGACGTGCGCCGCGGAGGAAAAAACGTTTATCAAAAAGCACAGGCTGCTATCGATCATTCAACCGATGCTGGATTGATAACAGGTGTAGCTATGAGTGTTTGTAAATCAAACATCGAGCTGGCTTTCTCGGATGAGTTTATTCAATCACTGATCGATCGTGGAGTGCTGTATTTGTGGTACTATATTTATCGTCCGGCGGGACAAGATGCAACAGTTGATCTTTGTCTTTCGGCTGAACAGATTGAGCAGCTTCGCCAATTTATCGTTGATGCGCGCAAGAAATATAACATCGCTATTATTGATGCTTACTGGGATGAGAATGGAAACGGCTTGTGTCCGGCGGCATCGGGACTGAGTCACCACATTAATGCATCGGGCGATATCGAACCTTGTCCTGTAATCCAATTTGCCACCAACAATGTGGCCGAAGGTGATTTGGAAAGCACATATCGAAATTCAACTTTCCTGGCAGGATTTAAAACTGAAATACCAAAATTGACCACAGGATGCATCGTTATGGATGATCCGCAGTGGTTGGTAAAATATACAAAAAAACACGCCGCAAAAGATACATCGGGCCGCGACAACGAAGCCGAACGACTGAGCAAAATGGAAAAAGTTTCCAGTCATGGCTCGGCCAAACCTGTTCGCGAAAAGAGTTGGGTGTATCGCTTTGCAAAAAAACGGGCATTTTTTGGCTTTGGCGCCTACGGTTAA
- a CDS encoding 4Fe-4S binding protein, protein MTNKTCLIFCNCGAGIISDDKKEELSEAFKPLGVDIFELHDLCAFSLNEKEFLHELDQKYEKTLIAACYPRAIKNMFEQNEVQLSNYEVFNFRETDTEKITAEIATKIEEKQENSIYETIKTDLKVPAWYPIIDKERCTLCGQCARFCVFGVYSYNKKSLEVVNPLSCKNNCPACGRTCPASAIIFPRLPENSTLSGAEPTGDKKTAATDQKGNLFVMLNERNNARRNIFRQGAFQQAEEEKKRALEELKNGFKKPKSDA, encoded by the coding sequence ATGACGAACAAAACTTGCCTGATTTTTTGCAACTGTGGTGCGGGCATCATTTCCGACGATAAAAAAGAAGAGCTTTCTGAAGCTTTTAAACCGCTCGGAGTTGATATATTCGAACTACACGACCTGTGTGCTTTCTCACTGAACGAAAAGGAATTCCTGCACGAACTTGATCAGAAGTATGAAAAAACGCTGATTGCCGCCTGTTATCCGCGGGCCATAAAAAATATGTTCGAGCAGAACGAGGTGCAGCTGAGTAATTACGAGGTATTTAATTTTAGAGAAACCGATACTGAAAAAATTACTGCGGAGATAGCCACCAAAATTGAAGAAAAACAAGAAAACAGCATATACGAAACAATAAAGACCGACCTAAAAGTTCCGGCCTGGTATCCGATCATCGATAAAGAGCGCTGTACCCTTTGCGGACAATGTGCACGGTTCTGCGTTTTTGGAGTTTATTCATACAACAAAAAAAGCCTCGAGGTAGTTAATCCGTTATCGTGCAAAAACAACTGCCCGGCATGTGGAAGAACCTGCCCGGCGTCGGCAATAATTTTCCCGCGTTTACCTGAAAATTCGACGTTATCAGGCGCTGAACCAACCGGGGATAAAAAGACTGCGGCAACCGATCAAAAAGGAAATTTGTTTGTTATGCTGAACGAACGAAACAACGCCCGGAGAAATATTTTCAGGCAAGGCGCTTTTCAACAAGCCGAAGAAGAGAAAAAAAGAGCACTAGAAGAATTGAAAAATGGCTTTAAAAAACCAAAAAGCGATGCTTAA
- a CDS encoding alpha-L-fucosidase, which produces MNRVLFIALFALLFVSCNSEKERKPKKNVELSAQDQKMEWWREARFGMFIHWGLYAEPAGEWKGERIPGISEWIMANAKIPVKEYEQLAETFNPDKYDAEEWVKLAKYAGMKYIVITSKHHDGFAMFHSKASKYNIVDATPFDRDPLKELAEVCEREGIRLGFYYSQAQDWHEPGGTYWNIEDGEPHWDSDLKRERLMNYINGKAVPQVKEILENYGGLDILWWDTPRGMTEEAANALKAVTDDYPNLITNNRLYRQWPGDFQTPEQHVPPTGLDYDWEVCMTMNTSWGYKWYDENWKSTEELIKMLVDIASKGGNLLLNVGPTATGEFPKASVERLKEIGHWMQQNGKSIYGTSASPFYKLPWGRCTTKKEGGVTNLYLHVFDWPKDGLLSVPGLEGNVRDVYLLANQQQHFAWKFEDGDLHIHAPSVIFDEINTVVVVKIRGEMTVTSNKPHLKEGSILLPADFTDIYNPGYGDHAVIKGSGANSVVTNWTDVRTRLDWIFDAEPGKYRVEALMWSAEKGGLTVAVRDQKIEAEIPDTGEEYELLKLGEIEIKESGEQSISLLPAAGNNSDKQLMYLELIKL; this is translated from the coding sequence ATGAACCGCGTATTGTTTATTGCCCTCTTTGCCCTGCTATTTGTTTCGTGCAATTCGGAAAAAGAGCGGAAACCTAAAAAGAATGTTGAACTATCGGCACAGGACCAAAAAATGGAGTGGTGGCGCGAAGCACGTTTCGGAATGTTTATTCACTGGGGATTGTATGCCGAGCCGGCTGGGGAATGGAAAGGCGAGCGTATTCCGGGAATCAGCGAGTGGATAATGGCCAACGCAAAAATTCCGGTAAAGGAATACGAGCAACTTGCTGAAACCTTTAATCCGGATAAATACGATGCCGAAGAATGGGTGAAACTTGCGAAATATGCCGGTATGAAGTACATCGTAATTACTTCGAAACACCACGATGGTTTTGCGATGTTTCATTCGAAAGCCAGTAAATACAATATTGTTGATGCCACTCCTTTTGATCGCGATCCGCTAAAAGAACTGGCTGAGGTTTGTGAGAGGGAAGGTATCCGGCTTGGATTTTATTATTCGCAGGCGCAAGACTGGCATGAACCGGGCGGAACGTACTGGAATATTGAAGACGGAGAACCTCATTGGGATTCGGATTTGAAACGCGAACGGCTGATGAATTATATCAACGGAAAAGCGGTGCCGCAGGTTAAAGAAATACTCGAGAATTATGGAGGTTTGGATATATTGTGGTGGGACACACCCCGAGGAATGACTGAAGAAGCCGCCAACGCGCTAAAAGCAGTAACCGATGATTACCCGAACCTGATAACAAATAACCGGCTTTATCGTCAGTGGCCGGGCGATTTCCAAACACCCGAGCAGCATGTGCCGCCAACCGGGCTGGATTACGACTGGGAAGTGTGCATGACCATGAACACCAGTTGGGGCTACAAATGGTACGATGAAAACTGGAAATCGACAGAAGAGTTGATAAAAATGTTGGTGGATATTGCCAGCAAGGGCGGAAATCTGTTGTTGAATGTGGGACCAACTGCTACAGGTGAATTTCCGAAAGCCAGTGTTGAGCGGCTAAAAGAAATAGGCCACTGGATGCAACAAAACGGGAAATCGATTTATGGTACAAGTGCCAGCCCGTTTTATAAACTTCCCTGGGGGCGATGCACCACAAAAAAAGAGGGTGGTGTAACCAACCTTTATCTGCATGTTTTCGATTGGCCAAAAGATGGTTTGCTTAGCGTGCCGGGGCTGGAAGGAAACGTACGAGATGTTTACCTTTTGGCTAACCAGCAGCAGCATTTTGCCTGGAAATTTGAAGATGGCGATTTACATATTCATGCACCATCGGTGATTTTTGATGAGATAAATACAGTAGTGGTAGTAAAAATACGCGGAGAAATGACGGTAACAAGTAACAAACCACATTTAAAGGAAGGTAGTATTTTGCTGCCTGCGGATTTTACAGATATTTATAATCCCGGGTATGGCGACCATGCTGTTATAAAAGGTAGCGGCGCAAATTCGGTGGTAACAAACTGGACAGATGTCCGAACAAGGCTGGACTGGATTTTTGATGCAGAGCCGGGTAAATATCGTGTAGAAGCATTGATGTGGAGTGCCGAAAAAGGAGGATTGACGGTTGCTGTCAGAGATCAGAAAATAGAAGCAGAAATTCCTGATACAGGAGAGGAGTATGAATTATTGAAACTGGGTGAAATTGAAATAAAGGAAAGCGGTGAACAATCAATTTCGTTGCTGCCTGCTGCAGGAAATAACAGCGATAAACAGTTGATGTATTTGGAGTTGATAAAATTGTAG
- a CDS encoding dipeptidase: MEYINKYVEENKDRFLEELFGLIRIPSISSIAAHKEDMYKAAEYWKKTLLEAGADKADIFETAGNPVTYGEKIIDPALPTVLVYGHMDVMPVDPIDLWDTPPFEPQVRNGKIYARGADDDKGQGMMHAKAFELMVKTNTLTCNVKFMIEGEEEVGSPNLGQWCDENKEMLKADIILVSDTSMLAADIPSITTGLRGLSYWQVEVTGPNRDLHSGIFGGAVANPINVLCSMIDQMVDADGKVTIPGFYDTVQEVSVEERALLGKAPFNEEKYKKALGVDELKGEKGFTTSEHTGIRPSFDVCGIWGGYTGEGAKTVLPSKAFAKISSRLVPDQDHEKIAILFKEHFESIAPKSVKVEVTYLHGGPAYVCPIDIPAYQAAEKAYTDTFGKRPVPVRSGGSIPIISTFEKVLGIKTVLMGFGLESDAIHSPNENYPLEQFYKGIKTIPLFYKYFAEMSK; the protein is encoded by the coding sequence ATGGAGTACATTAACAAGTATGTAGAGGAGAACAAAGACCGTTTTTTGGAGGAATTATTTGGATTGATTCGCATTCCGTCGATCAGTTCAATTGCTGCCCATAAAGAGGATATGTACAAAGCTGCCGAGTATTGGAAGAAAACATTATTGGAAGCCGGTGCCGATAAAGCCGATATTTTCGAAACCGCCGGTAATCCGGTTACTTATGGTGAAAAGATTATCGATCCGGCTCTGCCAACAGTATTAGTTTACGGGCACATGGACGTTATGCCGGTTGATCCAATAGATTTGTGGGACACACCACCTTTTGAGCCACAGGTACGCAACGGGAAAATATATGCCCGCGGTGCCGACGATGACAAGGGCCAGGGAATGATGCACGCCAAAGCTTTCGAGCTGATGGTAAAAACCAACACCCTCACCTGCAACGTAAAATTTATGATTGAAGGTGAAGAGGAAGTGGGATCGCCAAACCTGGGGCAATGGTGCGATGAAAATAAAGAAATGCTTAAAGCCGATATAATTCTGGTTTCTGACACTTCGATGCTGGCTGCAGATATTCCATCAATTACCACCGGATTGCGCGGATTGTCGTACTGGCAGGTTGAAGTTACCGGCCCAAACCGCGACCTGCACTCGGGTATTTTTGGCGGCGCAGTTGCCAACCCGATCAATGTACTTTGCTCGATGATCGACCAGATGGTTGACGCAGATGGAAAGGTTACCATCCCCGGTTTTTACGATACCGTGCAGGAAGTTTCAGTTGAAGAACGTGCATTGCTGGGCAAAGCTCCATTTAACGAGGAAAAGTATAAAAAAGCACTTGGTGTTGATGAGCTGAAAGGAGAAAAAGGCTTTACAACAAGCGAGCACACCGGCATTCGTCCGTCGTTTGATGTATGCGGCATTTGGGGTGGTTACACCGGGGAAGGTGCAAAAACAGTATTGCCATCAAAAGCTTTTGCAAAAATATCATCGCGTTTGGTTCCCGATCAAGACCATGAAAAAATAGCAATACTATTTAAAGAACACTTTGAGAGTATTGCACCAAAATCAGTAAAAGTTGAGGTTACCTATTTACATGGTGGCCCGGCGTATGTTTGCCCAATTGATATTCCGGCATACCAGGCTGCTGAAAAAGCCTACACCGATACTTTTGGCAAACGTCCTGTACCGGTTCGTTCGGGTGGAAGTATTCCAATTATCTCAACTTTCGAGAAAGTGCTTGGAATTAAAACAGTTTTAATGGGCTTTGGTCTGGAATCGGATGCGATTCACTCACCCAACGAAAACTACCCGCTGGAGCAGTTTTATAAAGGCATAAAAACCATTCCGCTCTTCTATAAGTATTTTGCGGAAATGAGTAAATAA
- a CDS encoding deoxynucleoside kinase, protein MQFLVIEGNIGAGKSTLSRMIAEDYNAKLVLEQFADNPFLPKFYQDKERYSFPLELSFLADRYNQIKNEVLNLDLFHPFMVADYYFAKTAIFAENTLKKDEYHLFRQIFNIIFESMPKPDLYVYLHSDVDRLMKNIKMRGRDYEQNMDPDYLEKIRTGYFNFFKQISSFPILIVDINGIDFVQNPEHYQELKSAIFNSDFKLGINRLIL, encoded by the coding sequence ATGCAATTTCTGGTGATTGAGGGAAATATAGGTGCCGGCAAATCAACACTTTCGCGAATGATTGCCGAAGATTACAATGCCAAACTGGTGTTGGAGCAATTTGCTGATAATCCCTTTCTTCCGAAGTTTTACCAGGATAAAGAACGGTACTCTTTTCCGCTTGAACTTTCGTTTTTGGCCGACCGCTACAACCAGATAAAAAACGAGGTTCTCAACCTCGACCTTTTTCATCCGTTTATGGTTGCCGACTATTATTTTGCCAAAACAGCAATTTTTGCCGAAAACACCCTGAAAAAAGATGAGTACCATTTGTTTCGCCAAATCTTCAATATCATTTTCGAATCGATGCCCAAACCCGATTTGTATGTTTACCTCCACTCGGATGTTGACCGACTGATGAAAAATATAAAAATGCGCGGGCGCGATTATGAACAAAATATGGATCCTGATTACCTGGAAAAAATCAGAACAGGTTACTTTAACTTTTTTAAACAAATTTCCTCATTCCCAATCCTGATTGTCGACATTAATGGCATCGATTTTGTCCAAAATCCTGAGCATTATCAGGAATTAAAAAGCGCAATTTTTAATAGTGATTTTAAATTAGGGATAAACCGCCTGATATTGTGA
- a CDS encoding prolyl oligopeptidase family serine peptidase → MKNTVLFVLASIVLFACTEQQQKLDYPVTKKGDVKDTYFGVEVADPYRWLEDDHSDETAEWVKAENKVTFGYLNQIPYREELEDRLSSIWNYEKVGAPFKEGDWTYFYKNDGLQNQYVVYRFKTGADESTAEVFLDPNTFAEDGTTSLSTLSFSENGKIAAYSISEGGSDWRKVIIMNTDTKEQMGDTLVDVKFSGISWKGDEGFFYSSYDKPEGSQLSAKTDQHKLYYHKLGTAQKEDELIFGGTPEEKHRYVGGGVTDDNRYLVITASISTSGNKLFIKDLTKPNSKLITIIGTDESDTYVIDNVGAKLYMVTNLNAPNQKVVTTDVSNPTPENWVDFIPETENVLSPSTGSGYFFAEYMIDAVSKVFQYDYDGNLIREVELPGVGSVSGFGSKKEDTEMYYTFTNYITPGSIYQYDFETGESELYRKPAIDFNPNDFESKQVFYTSKDGTKIPMIITYKKGTELNGTNPTILYGYGGFNISLTPSFSVTNAVWLEQGGVYAVANLRGGGEYGKKWHDAGTQMKKQNVFDDFIAAAEYLIAENYTSSDYLAIRGGSNGGLLVGAVMTQRPELMKVALPAVGVLDMLRYHTFTAGAGWAYDYGTAEDSEEMFDYLKGYSPVHNVKAGVEYPATLITTGDHDDRVVPAHSFKFAAELQAKQAGNNPVLIRIETDAGHGAGTPVSKTIEQYADLYGFTLWNMGIKSLAEN, encoded by the coding sequence ATGAAGAACACTGTTTTATTTGTATTGGCATCAATCGTTTTGTTTGCCTGTACTGAACAACAACAAAAATTGGATTATCCTGTGACAAAAAAAGGAGACGTAAAAGACACCTATTTTGGTGTTGAAGTAGCCGACCCGTATCGTTGGCTCGAAGACGACCACTCGGACGAAACTGCTGAATGGGTAAAAGCAGAAAACAAAGTAACTTTTGGCTACCTGAACCAGATTCCTTATCGTGAGGAACTGGAAGACAGACTTTCGTCGATTTGGAATTACGAAAAAGTGGGAGCGCCGTTTAAAGAAGGCGACTGGACCTATTTCTACAAAAACGACGGACTGCAAAATCAATACGTAGTTTATCGTTTTAAAACCGGGGCCGACGAATCAACTGCCGAAGTTTTCCTTGATCCGAACACTTTTGCCGAAGATGGAACGACTTCGCTTAGCACGCTCAGTTTTTCGGAAAACGGTAAAATTGCTGCTTACTCCATTTCGGAAGGTGGCAGCGACTGGCGAAAGGTCATTATCATGAACACCGACACCAAAGAGCAAATGGGCGATACTTTGGTTGATGTTAAATTCAGCGGTATTTCGTGGAAAGGCGACGAAGGATTTTTCTACTCAAGTTACGACAAACCCGAAGGCAGCCAGTTGTCGGCAAAAACCGATCAGCATAAATTATACTACCACAAACTGGGAACCGCTCAAAAAGAAGACGAACTGATATTTGGCGGAACACCCGAAGAAAAACACCGTTACGTTGGTGGCGGAGTAACCGACGACAACCGTTACCTGGTAATTACTGCCAGCATCTCAACGTCGGGAAATAAACTTTTTATAAAAGACCTTACTAAACCCAACAGTAAACTAATTACCATAATTGGCACCGACGAAAGCGACACTTACGTTATCGATAATGTGGGAGCAAAATTGTATATGGTAACCAATTTAAATGCACCAAACCAAAAGGTGGTTACTACCGATGTAAGTAATCCAACTCCTGAAAACTGGGTGGATTTTATTCCTGAAACAGAGAACGTGCTTAGCCCGTCAACCGGAAGTGGTTATTTCTTTGCCGAGTATATGATTGATGCCGTGTCGAAAGTATTTCAATACGACTATGACGGTAACCTAATTCGCGAAGTAGAGTTGCCGGGAGTTGGTTCGGTGAGTGGTTTTGGTTCTAAAAAAGAAGATACAGAAATGTACTACACATTTACGAACTATATTACACCGGGTAGTATTTATCAGTACGATTTTGAGACAGGCGAATCAGAACTGTATCGAAAACCTGCTATCGACTTTAATCCAAACGATTTTGAAAGCAAACAGGTTTTCTACACCTCGAAAGACGGTACCAAAATTCCGATGATCATCACCTATAAAAAGGGTACTGAACTGAATGGAACAAATCCGACAATCCTATACGGATACGGTGGTTTTAACATTAGCCTCACGCCAAGTTTCTCGGTTACCAATGCCGTTTGGTTAGAGCAAGGTGGCGTATATGCCGTTGCTAATTTGCGCGGTGGTGGCGAGTATGGTAAGAAATGGCACGATGCCGGTACACAAATGAAAAAGCAAAACGTTTTCGACGACTTTATTGCTGCTGCCGAATACCTGATTGCTGAAAATTATACATCGAGTGATTATCTGGCCATCCGTGGCGGATCGAACGGAGGATTACTGGTAGGTGCTGTAATGACCCAACGTCCGGAGTTAATGAAAGTGGCACTTCCGGCAGTGGGCGTGCTTGATATGTTACGCTACCACACCTTTACCGCCGGAGCCGGCTGGGCATACGACTACGGCACTGCCGAAGACAGTGAGGAAATGTTTGACTACCTGAAAGGTTATTCTCCGGTTCACAATGTAAAAGCAGGTGTTGAATACCCGGCAACATTAATTACAACCGGCGACCACGACGACCGTGTTGTACCGGCACACAGTTTTAAATTTGCTGCCGAGTTGCAGGCAAAACAGGCTGGTAATAATCCTGTTCTAATCCGTATTGAAACCGATGCCGGGCACGGCGCTGGTACTCCGGTAAGTAAAACCATCGAGCAGTATGCTGATCTGTATGGCTTCACGCTTTGGAACATGGGAATAAAATCACTGGCTGAAAATTAA
- a CDS encoding SoxR reducing system RseC family protein has translation MGNWSEELHRKIDEHLRDAREKDLRFFRIDEFKRNIARIDDFSNSCPVCKKAQIDVTEAVNSIDQAVNHVGKQRRDYDRLITRLSKHMQKEHGFYAPYYFTYLISFFGIIGGSILGYLLMQLNADIKLELFLIGFSIGLLPTYIYGYLKDKKIRKEKRLM, from the coding sequence ATGGGTAACTGGTCAGAAGAACTTCACCGTAAAATAGACGAACACTTAAGAGATGCACGCGAGAAAGACCTTCGCTTCTTCCGTATCGACGAGTTTAAACGCAACATCGCGCGTATCGATGATTTTTCAAATTCATGCCCGGTATGTAAAAAAGCCCAAATTGATGTTACAGAAGCTGTAAACAGCATCGACCAGGCGGTAAACCACGTTGGCAAACAGCGCCGCGATTACGACCGGCTCATCACCCGCCTGTCGAAACACATGCAAAAAGAGCACGGTTTTTACGCACCGTATTATTTCACCTACCTCATTTCATTCTTTGGAATAATCGGCGGCTCCATTCTTGGCTACCTGCTTATGCAACTTAATGCCGACATAAAACTCGAACTATTCCTCATTGGTTTTTCCATCGGATTATTGCCAACCTATATCTACGGATATTTGAAAGACAAAAAAATCAGAAAAGAGAAAAGACTGATGTAA